In Zingiber officinale cultivar Zhangliang chromosome 8B, Zo_v1.1, whole genome shotgun sequence, a single genomic region encodes these proteins:
- the LOC122014597 gene encoding polygalacturonate 4-alpha-galacturonosyltransferase-like isoform X15, producing MVVDLISASQREMGQWSLDYLRTHHVSSWQVDGAGYAYVDNSTLTEIPQNASRIEKRNSAKFDNDARVGSLWTKDKDTKHSSDGHGHVDSPVKIVLRQLREKRRDKRAMELLKQDGEALVRLENAAIERSKIVDSAILGKYSIWRRDSENENSDSTVRLMRDQIIMARVYIVLAKSKNRLDLYQELLTRIKESQRSVGEANTDADLHHSADKIKAMGQVLSRAREALYDCKTVIQRLRVMLQSADDQVRSLKKQSAFLSQLAAKTIPNGIHCLSMRLTIDYYLLPIEKRVFPRSENLESPNHYHYALFSDNILAASVVVNSTIMNAKEPEKHVFHLVTDKLNFGAMNMWFLLNPPGNATIHVENVDDFKWLNSSYCPVLRQLESAAMKEYYFKADHPTTLSAGSSNLKYRNPKYLSMLNHLRFYLPEVYPKLDKILFLDDDIVVQKDLTPLWSVDLKENVNGAVETCGESFHRFDKYLNFSNPHLARNFDPNACGWAYGMNVFDLKQWKKKDITGIYHKWQNMNEDRVLWKLGTLPPGLLTFYKLTYPLDKSWHILGLGYNPSIDPSEIQNAAVIHYNGNMKPWLELAMTKYRPYWTKYIKYDHPYIKGCKLIQ from the exons ATG GTGGTTGATTTAATATCTGCAAGCCAACGTGAGATGGGACAGTGGAGCCTTGATTATCTCAGAACACACCATGTATCTTCATGGCAAGTTGATGGAGCTGGTTATGCTTATGTTGATAATTCAACTTTGACAGAG ATACCTCAAAATGCTTCAAGGATCGAAAAAAGAAATTCTGCAAAATTTGACAATGATGCCAGGGTTGGTTCTTTGTGGACTAAGGATAAAGATACTAAACATTCTTCAG ATGGACACGGACATGTTGACTCACCTGTGAAAATTGTTCTAAGG CAACtacgagagaagagaagagacaaGAGAGCAATGGAATTGCTTAAGCAGGATGGCGAGGCATTGGTTAGACTTGAAAATGCTGCTATTGAACGTTCAAAAATAGTGGATTCTGCAATCCTGGGAAAATATAGTATATGGAGGCGAGACAGCGAAAATGAAAATTCAGATTCAACTGTTAGGTTGATGCGTGACCAAATAATCATGGCTAGGGTCTACATCGTACTTGCTAAATCAAAGAACAGGCTTGATCTTTATCAGGAACTGCTGACTCGCATCAAGGAAAGCCAACGTTCAGTGGGGGAGGCCAATACTGATGCTGACCTCCATCATAG TGCTGATAAAATCAAAGCAATGGGTCAAGTCTTGTCAAGAGCTAGAGAGGCATTATATGACTGCAAAACAGTGATTCAAAGGCTTAGAGTGATGCTTCAATCTGCAGATGACCAAGTTAGGAGTTTGAAGAAGCAGAGCGCATTCCTTAGCCAGTTGGCTGCAAAGACAATTCCTAACGGGATCCACTGCTTGTCTATGCGCCTCACTATAGACTACTACCTCCTTCCTATAGAGAAAAGGGTGTTTCCGCGGAGTGAAAATCTGGAAAGTCCAAACCATTACCATTATGCCCTCTTCTCTGATAACATCTTAGCTGCATCTGTAGTTGTAAATTCAACAATCATGAATGCTAAG GAACCAGAGAAACATGTCTTTCATCTAGTGACTGATAAATTGAACTTTGGAGCAATGAACATGTGGTTTTTGTTAAATCCGCCTGGCAATGCAACTATTCATGTAGAAAATGTTGATGATTTCAAATGGTTGAACTCTTCGTATTGTCCAGTTTTGCGGCAGCTTGAATCTGCTGCCATGAAAGAGTACTATTTTAAGGCTGATCATCCAACAACTCTATCAGCAGGTTCTTCCAATTTAAAATACAGAAACCCAAAGTATCTGTCTATGCTGAATCATCTCCGGTTCTACCTCCCAGAGGTTTATCCCAAGTTGGATAAAATTCTATTTCTTGATGATGACATTGTTGTTCAGAAGGATCTGACTCCATTATGGTCTGTAGACCTTAAAGAAAATGTCAATGGTGCAGTGGAGACATGTGGTGAGAGTTTCCATCGCTTTGACAAATATCTGAATTTCTCAAATCCTCATCTTGCCCGTAACTTTGATCCCAATGCATGCGGATGGGCTTATGGGATGAATGTGTTTGATCTCAaacaatggaagaagaaagatatAACTGGTATATATCACAAGTGGCAAAATATG AATGAAGACAGAGTTTTGTGGAAGCTTGGGACACTCCCTCCAGGACTTTTGACATTCTATAAACTGACATATCCTCTGGACAAATCATGGCATATACTAGGCTTGGGTTATAATCCTAGCATTGATCCCTCAGAGATACAAAATGCTGCTGTGATCCATTACAATGGAAACATGAAACCTTGGTTGGAGTTGGCAATGACTAAATACCGGCCATACTGGACCAAGTACATTAAATATGATCATCCTTATATTAAGGGCTGCAAATTAATACAGTAG
- the LOC122014597 gene encoding polygalacturonate 4-alpha-galacturonosyltransferase-like isoform X7 has protein sequence MLSKVNSGYHLRYIYIFLIFDTGASNFWGRKNLNWKEQLIIQHLKPILTKEVLLFVDKFVRLIHLVQVVDLISASQREMGQWSLDYLRTHHVSSWQVDGAGYAYVDNSTLTEIPQNASRIEKRNSAKFDNDARVGSLWTKDKDTKHSSDGHGHVDSPVKIVLRQLREKRRDKRAMELLKQDGEALVRLENAAIERSKIVDSAILGKYSIWRRDSENENSDSTVRLMRDQIIMARVYIVLAKSKNRLDLYQELLTRIKESQRSVGEANTDADLHHSADKIKAMGQVLSRAREALYDCKTVIQRLRVMLQSADDQVRSLKKQSAFLSQLAAKTIPNGIHCLSMRLTIDYYLLPIEKRVFPRSENLESPNHYHYALFSDNILAASVVVNSTIMNAKEPEKHVFHLVTDKLNFGAMNMWFLLNPPGNATIHVENVDDFKWLNSSYCPVLRQLESAAMKEYYFKADHPTTLSAGSSNLKYRNPKYLSMLNHLRFYLPEVYPKLDKILFLDDDIVVQKDLTPLWSVDLKENVNGAVETCGESFHRFDKYLNFSNPHLARNFDPNACGWAYGMNVFDLKQWKKKDITGIYHKWQNMNEDRVLWKLGTLPPGLLTFYKLTYPLDKSWHILGLGYNPSIDPSEIQNAAVIHYNGNMKPWLELAMTKYRPYWTKYIKYDHPYIKGCKLIQ, from the exons ATGTTGTCAAAAGT CAATTCTGGATACCatctaagatatatatatatatttctaatCTTTGACACAGGGGCTTCAAACTTCTGGGGCAGAAAG AATTTAAATTGGAAAGAACAGTTGATAATCCAGCACCTCAAACCGATTCTGACGAAAGAG GTTCTGTTATTTGTTGATAAGTTTGTCAGACTGATCCACCTAGTTCAG GTGGTTGATTTAATATCTGCAAGCCAACGTGAGATGGGACAGTGGAGCCTTGATTATCTCAGAACACACCATGTATCTTCATGGCAAGTTGATGGAGCTGGTTATGCTTATGTTGATAATTCAACTTTGACAGAG ATACCTCAAAATGCTTCAAGGATCGAAAAAAGAAATTCTGCAAAATTTGACAATGATGCCAGGGTTGGTTCTTTGTGGACTAAGGATAAAGATACTAAACATTCTTCAG ATGGACACGGACATGTTGACTCACCTGTGAAAATTGTTCTAAGG CAACtacgagagaagagaagagacaaGAGAGCAATGGAATTGCTTAAGCAGGATGGCGAGGCATTGGTTAGACTTGAAAATGCTGCTATTGAACGTTCAAAAATAGTGGATTCTGCAATCCTGGGAAAATATAGTATATGGAGGCGAGACAGCGAAAATGAAAATTCAGATTCAACTGTTAGGTTGATGCGTGACCAAATAATCATGGCTAGGGTCTACATCGTACTTGCTAAATCAAAGAACAGGCTTGATCTTTATCAGGAACTGCTGACTCGCATCAAGGAAAGCCAACGTTCAGTGGGGGAGGCCAATACTGATGCTGACCTCCATCATAG TGCTGATAAAATCAAAGCAATGGGTCAAGTCTTGTCAAGAGCTAGAGAGGCATTATATGACTGCAAAACAGTGATTCAAAGGCTTAGAGTGATGCTTCAATCTGCAGATGACCAAGTTAGGAGTTTGAAGAAGCAGAGCGCATTCCTTAGCCAGTTGGCTGCAAAGACAATTCCTAACGGGATCCACTGCTTGTCTATGCGCCTCACTATAGACTACTACCTCCTTCCTATAGAGAAAAGGGTGTTTCCGCGGAGTGAAAATCTGGAAAGTCCAAACCATTACCATTATGCCCTCTTCTCTGATAACATCTTAGCTGCATCTGTAGTTGTAAATTCAACAATCATGAATGCTAAG GAACCAGAGAAACATGTCTTTCATCTAGTGACTGATAAATTGAACTTTGGAGCAATGAACATGTGGTTTTTGTTAAATCCGCCTGGCAATGCAACTATTCATGTAGAAAATGTTGATGATTTCAAATGGTTGAACTCTTCGTATTGTCCAGTTTTGCGGCAGCTTGAATCTGCTGCCATGAAAGAGTACTATTTTAAGGCTGATCATCCAACAACTCTATCAGCAGGTTCTTCCAATTTAAAATACAGAAACCCAAAGTATCTGTCTATGCTGAATCATCTCCGGTTCTACCTCCCAGAGGTTTATCCCAAGTTGGATAAAATTCTATTTCTTGATGATGACATTGTTGTTCAGAAGGATCTGACTCCATTATGGTCTGTAGACCTTAAAGAAAATGTCAATGGTGCAGTGGAGACATGTGGTGAGAGTTTCCATCGCTTTGACAAATATCTGAATTTCTCAAATCCTCATCTTGCCCGTAACTTTGATCCCAATGCATGCGGATGGGCTTATGGGATGAATGTGTTTGATCTCAaacaatggaagaagaaagatatAACTGGTATATATCACAAGTGGCAAAATATG AATGAAGACAGAGTTTTGTGGAAGCTTGGGACACTCCCTCCAGGACTTTTGACATTCTATAAACTGACATATCCTCTGGACAAATCATGGCATATACTAGGCTTGGGTTATAATCCTAGCATTGATCCCTCAGAGATACAAAATGCTGCTGTGATCCATTACAATGGAAACATGAAACCTTGGTTGGAGTTGGCAATGACTAAATACCGGCCATACTGGACCAAGTACATTAAATATGATCATCCTTATATTAAGGGCTGCAAATTAATACAGTAG
- the LOC122014597 gene encoding polygalacturonate 4-alpha-galacturonosyltransferase-like isoform X6, with protein MLSKVGFKLLGQKGIHKFVFSYCFTCHDIQLYLFIISILPIIIQNLNWKEQLIIQHLKPILTKEVLLFVDKFVRLIHLVQVVDLISASQREMGQWSLDYLRTHHVSSWQVDGAGYAYVDNSTLTEIPQNASRIEKRNSAKFDNDARVGSLWTKDKDTKHSSDGHGHVDSPVKIVLRQLREKRRDKRAMELLKQDGEALVRLENAAIERSKIVDSAILGKYSIWRRDSENENSDSTVRLMRDQIIMARVYIVLAKSKNRLDLYQELLTRIKESQRSVGEANTDADLHHSADKIKAMGQVLSRAREALYDCKTVIQRLRVMLQSADDQVRSLKKQSAFLSQLAAKTIPNGIHCLSMRLTIDYYLLPIEKRVFPRSENLESPNHYHYALFSDNILAASVVVNSTIMNAKEPEKHVFHLVTDKLNFGAMNMWFLLNPPGNATIHVENVDDFKWLNSSYCPVLRQLESAAMKEYYFKADHPTTLSAGSSNLKYRNPKYLSMLNHLRFYLPEVYPKLDKILFLDDDIVVQKDLTPLWSVDLKENVNGAVETCGESFHRFDKYLNFSNPHLARNFDPNACGWAYGMNVFDLKQWKKKDITGIYHKWQNMNEDRVLWKLGTLPPGLLTFYKLTYPLDKSWHILGLGYNPSIDPSEIQNAAVIHYNGNMKPWLELAMTKYRPYWTKYIKYDHPYIKGCKLIQ; from the exons ATGTTGTCAAAAGT GGGCTTCAAACTTCTGGGGCAGAAAGGTATTCACAAATTTGTTTTCTCTTACTGTTTTACTTGTCATGACATTCAGCTCTATCTTTTCATTATATCTATACTCCCGATTATCATACAGAATTTAAATTGGAAAGAACAGTTGATAATCCAGCACCTCAAACCGATTCTGACGAAAGAG GTTCTGTTATTTGTTGATAAGTTTGTCAGACTGATCCACCTAGTTCAG GTGGTTGATTTAATATCTGCAAGCCAACGTGAGATGGGACAGTGGAGCCTTGATTATCTCAGAACACACCATGTATCTTCATGGCAAGTTGATGGAGCTGGTTATGCTTATGTTGATAATTCAACTTTGACAGAG ATACCTCAAAATGCTTCAAGGATCGAAAAAAGAAATTCTGCAAAATTTGACAATGATGCCAGGGTTGGTTCTTTGTGGACTAAGGATAAAGATACTAAACATTCTTCAG ATGGACACGGACATGTTGACTCACCTGTGAAAATTGTTCTAAGG CAACtacgagagaagagaagagacaaGAGAGCAATGGAATTGCTTAAGCAGGATGGCGAGGCATTGGTTAGACTTGAAAATGCTGCTATTGAACGTTCAAAAATAGTGGATTCTGCAATCCTGGGAAAATATAGTATATGGAGGCGAGACAGCGAAAATGAAAATTCAGATTCAACTGTTAGGTTGATGCGTGACCAAATAATCATGGCTAGGGTCTACATCGTACTTGCTAAATCAAAGAACAGGCTTGATCTTTATCAGGAACTGCTGACTCGCATCAAGGAAAGCCAACGTTCAGTGGGGGAGGCCAATACTGATGCTGACCTCCATCATAG TGCTGATAAAATCAAAGCAATGGGTCAAGTCTTGTCAAGAGCTAGAGAGGCATTATATGACTGCAAAACAGTGATTCAAAGGCTTAGAGTGATGCTTCAATCTGCAGATGACCAAGTTAGGAGTTTGAAGAAGCAGAGCGCATTCCTTAGCCAGTTGGCTGCAAAGACAATTCCTAACGGGATCCACTGCTTGTCTATGCGCCTCACTATAGACTACTACCTCCTTCCTATAGAGAAAAGGGTGTTTCCGCGGAGTGAAAATCTGGAAAGTCCAAACCATTACCATTATGCCCTCTTCTCTGATAACATCTTAGCTGCATCTGTAGTTGTAAATTCAACAATCATGAATGCTAAG GAACCAGAGAAACATGTCTTTCATCTAGTGACTGATAAATTGAACTTTGGAGCAATGAACATGTGGTTTTTGTTAAATCCGCCTGGCAATGCAACTATTCATGTAGAAAATGTTGATGATTTCAAATGGTTGAACTCTTCGTATTGTCCAGTTTTGCGGCAGCTTGAATCTGCTGCCATGAAAGAGTACTATTTTAAGGCTGATCATCCAACAACTCTATCAGCAGGTTCTTCCAATTTAAAATACAGAAACCCAAAGTATCTGTCTATGCTGAATCATCTCCGGTTCTACCTCCCAGAGGTTTATCCCAAGTTGGATAAAATTCTATTTCTTGATGATGACATTGTTGTTCAGAAGGATCTGACTCCATTATGGTCTGTAGACCTTAAAGAAAATGTCAATGGTGCAGTGGAGACATGTGGTGAGAGTTTCCATCGCTTTGACAAATATCTGAATTTCTCAAATCCTCATCTTGCCCGTAACTTTGATCCCAATGCATGCGGATGGGCTTATGGGATGAATGTGTTTGATCTCAaacaatggaagaagaaagatatAACTGGTATATATCACAAGTGGCAAAATATG AATGAAGACAGAGTTTTGTGGAAGCTTGGGACACTCCCTCCAGGACTTTTGACATTCTATAAACTGACATATCCTCTGGACAAATCATGGCATATACTAGGCTTGGGTTATAATCCTAGCATTGATCCCTCAGAGATACAAAATGCTGCTGTGATCCATTACAATGGAAACATGAAACCTTGGTTGGAGTTGGCAATGACTAAATACCGGCCATACTGGACCAAGTACATTAAATATGATCATCCTTATATTAAGGGCTGCAAATTAATACAGTAG
- the LOC122014597 gene encoding polygalacturonate 4-alpha-galacturonosyltransferase-like isoform X12 — translation MIYSTLHMIELLCCQKWASNFWGRKNLNWKEQLIIQHLKPILTKEVVDLISASQREMGQWSLDYLRTHHVSSWQVDGAGYAYVDNSTLTEIPQNASRIEKRNSAKFDNDARVGSLWTKDKDTKHSSDGHGHVDSPVKIVLRQLREKRRDKRAMELLKQDGEALVRLENAAIERSKIVDSAILGKYSIWRRDSENENSDSTVRLMRDQIIMARVYIVLAKSKNRLDLYQELLTRIKESQRSVGEANTDADLHHSADKIKAMGQVLSRAREALYDCKTVIQRLRVMLQSADDQVRSLKKQSAFLSQLAAKTIPNGIHCLSMRLTIDYYLLPIEKRVFPRSENLESPNHYHYALFSDNILAASVVVNSTIMNAKEPEKHVFHLVTDKLNFGAMNMWFLLNPPGNATIHVENVDDFKWLNSSYCPVLRQLESAAMKEYYFKADHPTTLSAGSSNLKYRNPKYLSMLNHLRFYLPEVYPKLDKILFLDDDIVVQKDLTPLWSVDLKENVNGAVETCGESFHRFDKYLNFSNPHLARNFDPNACGWAYGMNVFDLKQWKKKDITGIYHKWQNMNEDRVLWKLGTLPPGLLTFYKLTYPLDKSWHILGLGYNPSIDPSEIQNAAVIHYNGNMKPWLELAMTKYRPYWTKYIKYDHPYIKGCKLIQ, via the exons ATGATTTATTCAACATTACATATGATTGAACTATTATGTTGTCAAAAGT GGGCTTCAAACTTCTGGGGCAGAAAG AATTTAAATTGGAAAGAACAGTTGATAATCCAGCACCTCAAACCGATTCTGACGAAAGAG GTGGTTGATTTAATATCTGCAAGCCAACGTGAGATGGGACAGTGGAGCCTTGATTATCTCAGAACACACCATGTATCTTCATGGCAAGTTGATGGAGCTGGTTATGCTTATGTTGATAATTCAACTTTGACAGAG ATACCTCAAAATGCTTCAAGGATCGAAAAAAGAAATTCTGCAAAATTTGACAATGATGCCAGGGTTGGTTCTTTGTGGACTAAGGATAAAGATACTAAACATTCTTCAG ATGGACACGGACATGTTGACTCACCTGTGAAAATTGTTCTAAGG CAACtacgagagaagagaagagacaaGAGAGCAATGGAATTGCTTAAGCAGGATGGCGAGGCATTGGTTAGACTTGAAAATGCTGCTATTGAACGTTCAAAAATAGTGGATTCTGCAATCCTGGGAAAATATAGTATATGGAGGCGAGACAGCGAAAATGAAAATTCAGATTCAACTGTTAGGTTGATGCGTGACCAAATAATCATGGCTAGGGTCTACATCGTACTTGCTAAATCAAAGAACAGGCTTGATCTTTATCAGGAACTGCTGACTCGCATCAAGGAAAGCCAACGTTCAGTGGGGGAGGCCAATACTGATGCTGACCTCCATCATAG TGCTGATAAAATCAAAGCAATGGGTCAAGTCTTGTCAAGAGCTAGAGAGGCATTATATGACTGCAAAACAGTGATTCAAAGGCTTAGAGTGATGCTTCAATCTGCAGATGACCAAGTTAGGAGTTTGAAGAAGCAGAGCGCATTCCTTAGCCAGTTGGCTGCAAAGACAATTCCTAACGGGATCCACTGCTTGTCTATGCGCCTCACTATAGACTACTACCTCCTTCCTATAGAGAAAAGGGTGTTTCCGCGGAGTGAAAATCTGGAAAGTCCAAACCATTACCATTATGCCCTCTTCTCTGATAACATCTTAGCTGCATCTGTAGTTGTAAATTCAACAATCATGAATGCTAAG GAACCAGAGAAACATGTCTTTCATCTAGTGACTGATAAATTGAACTTTGGAGCAATGAACATGTGGTTTTTGTTAAATCCGCCTGGCAATGCAACTATTCATGTAGAAAATGTTGATGATTTCAAATGGTTGAACTCTTCGTATTGTCCAGTTTTGCGGCAGCTTGAATCTGCTGCCATGAAAGAGTACTATTTTAAGGCTGATCATCCAACAACTCTATCAGCAGGTTCTTCCAATTTAAAATACAGAAACCCAAAGTATCTGTCTATGCTGAATCATCTCCGGTTCTACCTCCCAGAGGTTTATCCCAAGTTGGATAAAATTCTATTTCTTGATGATGACATTGTTGTTCAGAAGGATCTGACTCCATTATGGTCTGTAGACCTTAAAGAAAATGTCAATGGTGCAGTGGAGACATGTGGTGAGAGTTTCCATCGCTTTGACAAATATCTGAATTTCTCAAATCCTCATCTTGCCCGTAACTTTGATCCCAATGCATGCGGATGGGCTTATGGGATGAATGTGTTTGATCTCAaacaatggaagaagaaagatatAACTGGTATATATCACAAGTGGCAAAATATG AATGAAGACAGAGTTTTGTGGAAGCTTGGGACACTCCCTCCAGGACTTTTGACATTCTATAAACTGACATATCCTCTGGACAAATCATGGCATATACTAGGCTTGGGTTATAATCCTAGCATTGATCCCTCAGAGATACAAAATGCTGCTGTGATCCATTACAATGGAAACATGAAACCTTGGTTGGAGTTGGCAATGACTAAATACCGGCCATACTGGACCAAGTACATTAAATATGATCATCCTTATATTAAGGGCTGCAAATTAATACAGTAG
- the LOC122014597 gene encoding polygalacturonate 4-alpha-galacturonosyltransferase-like isoform X11, with amino-acid sequence MIYSTLHMIELLCCQKWASNFWGRKNLNWKEQLIIQHLKPILTKEVLLFVDKFVRLIHLVQVVDLISASQREMGQWSLDYLRTHHVSSWQVDGAGYAYVDNSTLTEIPQNASRIEKRNSAKFDNDARVGSLWTKDKDTKHSSDGHGHVDSPVKIVLRQLREKRRDKRAMELLKQDGEALVRLENAAIERSKIVDSAILGKYSIWRRDSENENSDSTVRLMRDQIIMARVYIVLAKSKNRLDLYQELLTRIKESQRSVGEANTDADLHHSADKIKAMGQVLSRAREALYDCKTVIQRLRVMLQSADDQVRSLKKQSAFLSQLAAKTIPNGIHCLSMRLTIDYYLLPIEKRVFPRSENLESPNHYHYALFSDNILAASVVVNSTIMNAKEPEKHVFHLVTDKLNFGAMNMWFLLNPPGNATIHVENVDDFKWLNSSYCPVLRQLESAAMKEYYFKADHPTTLSAGSSNLKYRNPKYLSMLNHLRFYLPEVYPKLDKILFLDDDIVVQKDLTPLWSVDLKENVNGAVETCGESFHRFDKYLNFSNPHLARNFDPNACGWAYGMNVFDLKQWKKKDITGIYHKWQNMNEDRVLWKLGTLPPGLLTFYKLTYPLDKSWHILGLGYNPSIDPSEIQNAAVIHYNGNMKPWLELAMTKYRPYWTKYIKYDHPYIKGCKLIQ; translated from the exons ATGATTTATTCAACATTACATATGATTGAACTATTATGTTGTCAAAAGT GGGCTTCAAACTTCTGGGGCAGAAAG AATTTAAATTGGAAAGAACAGTTGATAATCCAGCACCTCAAACCGATTCTGACGAAAGAG GTTCTGTTATTTGTTGATAAGTTTGTCAGACTGATCCACCTAGTTCAG GTGGTTGATTTAATATCTGCAAGCCAACGTGAGATGGGACAGTGGAGCCTTGATTATCTCAGAACACACCATGTATCTTCATGGCAAGTTGATGGAGCTGGTTATGCTTATGTTGATAATTCAACTTTGACAGAG ATACCTCAAAATGCTTCAAGGATCGAAAAAAGAAATTCTGCAAAATTTGACAATGATGCCAGGGTTGGTTCTTTGTGGACTAAGGATAAAGATACTAAACATTCTTCAG ATGGACACGGACATGTTGACTCACCTGTGAAAATTGTTCTAAGG CAACtacgagagaagagaagagacaaGAGAGCAATGGAATTGCTTAAGCAGGATGGCGAGGCATTGGTTAGACTTGAAAATGCTGCTATTGAACGTTCAAAAATAGTGGATTCTGCAATCCTGGGAAAATATAGTATATGGAGGCGAGACAGCGAAAATGAAAATTCAGATTCAACTGTTAGGTTGATGCGTGACCAAATAATCATGGCTAGGGTCTACATCGTACTTGCTAAATCAAAGAACAGGCTTGATCTTTATCAGGAACTGCTGACTCGCATCAAGGAAAGCCAACGTTCAGTGGGGGAGGCCAATACTGATGCTGACCTCCATCATAG TGCTGATAAAATCAAAGCAATGGGTCAAGTCTTGTCAAGAGCTAGAGAGGCATTATATGACTGCAAAACAGTGATTCAAAGGCTTAGAGTGATGCTTCAATCTGCAGATGACCAAGTTAGGAGTTTGAAGAAGCAGAGCGCATTCCTTAGCCAGTTGGCTGCAAAGACAATTCCTAACGGGATCCACTGCTTGTCTATGCGCCTCACTATAGACTACTACCTCCTTCCTATAGAGAAAAGGGTGTTTCCGCGGAGTGAAAATCTGGAAAGTCCAAACCATTACCATTATGCCCTCTTCTCTGATAACATCTTAGCTGCATCTGTAGTTGTAAATTCAACAATCATGAATGCTAAG GAACCAGAGAAACATGTCTTTCATCTAGTGACTGATAAATTGAACTTTGGAGCAATGAACATGTGGTTTTTGTTAAATCCGCCTGGCAATGCAACTATTCATGTAGAAAATGTTGATGATTTCAAATGGTTGAACTCTTCGTATTGTCCAGTTTTGCGGCAGCTTGAATCTGCTGCCATGAAAGAGTACTATTTTAAGGCTGATCATCCAACAACTCTATCAGCAGGTTCTTCCAATTTAAAATACAGAAACCCAAAGTATCTGTCTATGCTGAATCATCTCCGGTTCTACCTCCCAGAGGTTTATCCCAAGTTGGATAAAATTCTATTTCTTGATGATGACATTGTTGTTCAGAAGGATCTGACTCCATTATGGTCTGTAGACCTTAAAGAAAATGTCAATGGTGCAGTGGAGACATGTGGTGAGAGTTTCCATCGCTTTGACAAATATCTGAATTTCTCAAATCCTCATCTTGCCCGTAACTTTGATCCCAATGCATGCGGATGGGCTTATGGGATGAATGTGTTTGATCTCAaacaatggaagaagaaagatatAACTGGTATATATCACAAGTGGCAAAATATG AATGAAGACAGAGTTTTGTGGAAGCTTGGGACACTCCCTCCAGGACTTTTGACATTCTATAAACTGACATATCCTCTGGACAAATCATGGCATATACTAGGCTTGGGTTATAATCCTAGCATTGATCCCTCAGAGATACAAAATGCTGCTGTGATCCATTACAATGGAAACATGAAACCTTGGTTGGAGTTGGCAATGACTAAATACCGGCCATACTGGACCAAGTACATTAAATATGATCATCCTTATATTAAGGGCTGCAAATTAATACAGTAG